A region from the Rhizoctonia solani chromosome 13, complete sequence genome encodes:
- a CDS encoding cytochrome P450 family protein produces the protein MLPTTPVSAAISATALWVLVRCLQMLYKAINTELINILYSQKKQSGKGYFQAKPMYQESSMGIIEFLMRNIAVRFMSSTMKFELTSRKNLEFLRAGKDAYMQVAVDNSRPNIYIADPQAIKSITMQKQRFTKDLEKVGEVVGMYGHNLASVEGDDWKRHRRETQRAFNEKNIRMVWSETEGVMNSLFEVWDKLNTTEVRISDVPDMTEMLALLVISAAGFGRRVNWDPADDKTPEGRKMSFSTALRTVSGNLITRLLIPNWAKDLTKTTRTITTAFSEFGNYLSEMTAARRIGKEIDGSELQEAPHAQVASDSLFNILLSASDADSGKGQKLSDRDVAGNAFLFLFAGHETTAHTLSFCLGLLALYPEVQQEVYEQIKQVIGTRDKLEYSDMNDINLVECVLWEALRLYPVVTQAPKIATEDSVISIARNGPGATENTREDFFIPKGANIWLSFTAVHYNPTHWSEPEKFRPKRFLEPYNKDAFLAFSIGPRSCLGRKFAETESIVALAMLLARYEVGIDDERFPNIPGESKLEREARLLDPIQTITLVPARLPLVFKRRL, from the exons ATGTTACCGACTACTCCCGTCTCCGCTGCGATTTCAGCGACCGCTCTCTGGGTTCTCGTCCGCTGCTTACAAATGTTATACAAGGCCATAAATACGGAGCTCATCAATATATTATATTCTCAGAAGA AACAAAGTGGAAAGGGATACTTCCAGGCAAAACCAATGTACCAGGAGTCGTCTATGGGAATAATCGAGTTTTTAATGCGAAATATAGCGGTACGTTTCATGTCTTCTACCATGAAATTCGAGCTAACATCAAGGAAAAACCTAGAATTTTTGCGCGCAGGAAaggatgcatatatgcaagtgGCAGTGGATAACTCGCGACCTAATATTTATATCGCTGATCCTCAAGCTATCAAG agtATTACGATGCAGAAGCAGCGCTTTACAAAAGACCTTGAGAAGGTTGGGGAGGTAGTCGGAATGTATGGGCACAACCTGGCGTCCGTTGAAGGGGACGATTGGAAGAGGCACCGCAGGGAAACTCAGCGCGCCTTCAACGAG AAAAACATTCGCATGGTCTGGTCAGAGACTGAGGGAGTTATGAATAGCTTATTCGAAGtttgggacaaactcaaCACTACCGAAGTTCGCATCAGTGATGTGCCTGACATGACGGAAATG TTGGCCCTGCTGGTAATTTCAGCGGCTGGATTTGGTCGTCGTGTGAATTGGGATCCAGCTGATGATAAGACTCCCGAAGGACGGAAAATGTCGTTCTCTACCGCACTCCGTACAGTTTCAGGGAATCTCATTACCAG GTTGCTTATCCCTAATTGGGCTAAGGATCTTACGAAGACAACTAGAACTATCACAACTGCGTTTTCCGAGTTTGGTAATTATCTCAGTGAAATGACTGCGGCCCGTCGCATAGGAAAAGAAATTGACGGCAGTGAGCTGCAAGAAGCTCCTCACGCACAAGTTGCGTCTGATAGCTTGTTCAACATACTCCTCTCAGCAAGCGATGCAGATTCTGGAAAAGGTCAAAAGCTGAGCGACCGGGATGTTGCCG GCAATGCGTTCCTTTTCCTCTTTGCTGGCCATGAGACTACTGCGCATACATTGTCGTTTTGTCTTGGACTCTTAGCTCTATACCCTGAGGTCCAGCAAGAAGTGTACGAACAAATAAAGCAAGTCATAGGAACTCGTGATAAACTC GAATACTCCGACATGAACGACATCAACCTTGTAGAATGTGTACTTTGGGAAGCGTTGCGCTTGTACCCAGTC GTGACACAAGCACCTAAAATTGCTACAGAGGACTCTGTTATAAGTATTGCTCGTAATGGTCCCGGAGCGACCGAAAACACGCGTGAAGATTTCTTTATTCCCAAAGGCGCGAATATTTGGCTCTCCTTTACTGCTGTTCACTACAATC CTACACACTGGTCTGAGCCCGAGAAATTTCGTCCAAAGAGATTCCTAGAGCCTTACAACAAGGATGCTTTCCTTGCGTTCTCAATCGGTCCCCGCTCCTGTCTTGGACGCAA GTTTGCAGAGACTGAGTCCATCGTTGCGCTGGCTATGTTACTCGCGAGGTACGAGGTCGGTATTGATGACGAGAGATTTCCCAATATTCCCGGAGAGAGCAAATTG GAACGTGAGGCTCGTCTTCTTGATCCTATCCAAACTATCACTCTGGTTCCAGCCAGACTCCCTCTAGTTTTTAAACGCCGCCTTTAA